In Malania oleifera isolate guangnan ecotype guangnan chromosome 8, ASM2987363v1, whole genome shotgun sequence, a single window of DNA contains:
- the LOC131162761 gene encoding isoflavone 3'-hydroxylase-like: protein MGEMQLYGVALFLCFSVFLLKFFILPKQGNSKNLPPSPPAFPIIGHLHLLKDPIFLTLHSLSQKYGSIFHLQFGTRPVLVVASLSAADECFSKNDIVFANRPRLLVGEHLHYNYTTMSLASYGDHWRSLRRLTTLEILSTSRVGMFAGVRRKEVHLLLKQLWEMSHGGNKWAKVDARSTFTDLSLNGILGMISGKRYYGSDVTELEEAREFREIFKEYVDLHGSSNVADAFPAVRRVSFVGGVAKRMKKVMEKVDGFLEYLIDQQREARGRSESKQKRTLIGEMLSLQESEPEMYSSRIIKGVILTMMVAGTETSSTTLEWAMSLLLNHPNAMEKARLEMDATVGLERLVDEQDLPKLNYLENIINETLRLFPPVPLLIPHEASTDCTVGGFHVAQGTMLMVNLWTIHRDPEQWEEPNSFMPERFEAWGGEGCKTMLHF from the exons ATGGGAGAAATGCAATTGTATGGTGTCGCTCTCTTCCTCTGCTTCTCTGTTTTCCTTCTCAAGTTCTTTATTCTGCCCAAACAAGGAAATTCCAAAAATCTACCGCCAAGCCCCCCTGCGTTTCCGATCATCGGCCATCTCCATCTCCTCAAGGACCCAATTTTCCTCacgctccactctctctctcagAAATACGGATCCATTTTTCATCTCCAGTTCGGGACTCGCCCGGTCCTCGTAGTCGCCTCGCTCTCGGCCGCCGATGAGTGCTTCTCCAAAAATGACATTGTTTTCGCGAACCGCCCCCGCCTGCTAGTCGGAGAACACCTCCACTACAACTACACGACCATGTCGTTGGCCTCCTACGGCGACCACTGGCGCAGCCTCCGCCGTCTCACCACTCTCGAGATCTTATCGACAAGTCGAGTCGGCATGTTCGCCGGCGTCCGGCGAAAAGAGGTCCATCTGCTGCTGAAGCAGCTGTGGGAGATGAGCCACGGCGGGAACAAGTGGGCGAAGGTAGACGCGAGGTCAACATTTACGGATCTGTCACTGAATGGCATCCTGGGGATGATCAGCGGAAAGCGTTACTACGGGAGTGATGTGACGGAGTTGGAAGAGGCTAGGGAGTTCCGGGAAATTTTCAAGGAGTATGTGGATCTTCACGGGAGCTCGAACGTGGCGGACGCCTTCCCAGCGGTGCGGCGGGTGAGTTTTGTGGGAGGAGTGGCGAAGAGGATGAAGAAGGTGATGGAGAAGGTGGATGGGTTCTTGGAGTACCTAATTGATCAGCAAAGAGAAGCAAGGGGCAGAAGCGAGTCAAAGCAAAAGAGGACTTTGATCGGTGAGATGCTGTCACTGCAAGAGTCTGAGCCGGAAATGTACAGTTCCCGGATCATCAAAGGCGTTATCCTG ACAATGATGGTTGCTGGAACTGAAACATCATCAACCACCTTGGAATGGGCAATGTCTCTACTATTAAACCATCCAAATGCCATGGAGAAAGCAAGATTGGAGATGGATGCCACTGTTGGCCTAGAACGCTTGGTAGATGAGCAAGACCTACCCAAGTTGAACTACCTTGAGAACATAATCAATGAAACCCTGCGGTTGTTTCCCCCCGTCCCGCTTCTAATACCACACGAAGCATCCACAGATTGCACCGTGGGGGGCTTCCATGTTGCGCAGGGCACCATGCTAATGGTTAACTTGTGGACCATTCACAGGGACCCTGAGCAGTGGGAGGAGCCGAACAGTTTCATGCCGGAGCGGTTTGAAGCGTGGGGAGGTGAAGGGTGCAAGACAATGTTgcatttctag